Proteins from a genomic interval of Sinobacterium caligoides:
- a CDS encoding parallel beta-helix domain-containing protein, with product MKLLNNKKAMLLPLVAALALAGCKQPEYGPINTKPERIRPGPNVIFLKAGDDLEYRAQEAVLSAKPGTTIVFPRGTHKFTDELIVNTSHITLAGRGMNKTILDFTDQQTGAQGILSFGDQFTVQDFAIVNPAGDGIRTEGVDGSYFHRVKVEWTNESDPTNGAYGLYPVQDNNVLIEDSVVIGASDAGIYVGQSKNIIVRNNIAEMNVAGIEIENSQDADVYGNIARRNTGGVLVFDLPGLSQEGDRVRVFKNLIEDNTLPNFAPAGNIVGIVPAGTGFLLMGGTDQVQVYENVVRGHYTMSAGIASYAVTGFPVPDGFDAFPEAAYIFDNVFEQDAGYQYDGSLLNYGIINLFERNGMKPSEVIYDGIAEVIFKGPPEMGGMGLDSLPEGDICIGENIDSNENLTAFANLNMWNIDQATGLPLGPIDTDASKFDCSYDLLPEVVLAEKTEPPVTDEYTPEEVAALCATDTGSEVNWQALVVDCPQLSDYNLFTDNSNPLSTGNNNGVVYDLSTPLFSDYSKKHRVVFVPPGAKIDFDRVAGDTSDKDMAYPEGTVIAKTFYFVDELSEQQLVETRLLINRGDAWQRLPYVWDGADAQLAYGGASREVRFVDDQGTARTTTYQVPNSNQCSSCHGTKGTDKPLGPQPHYLNSDLNGVNQLMDWENRGILANLPKNADNSAPATDVPAYEAWDDDTATLEQRALSYLDGNCAHCHSPEGRASGTGLHLNKDRITGVVDKKTGVCKMPIAAGHSSGNLNHDIVPGDAEQSIMTYRMHSNDPSVKMPELGRSVVHQKGVELIEQWINTGMSVANGCD from the coding sequence ATGAAGCTATTGAATAATAAGAAAGCAATGCTGCTACCGCTAGTGGCGGCACTCGCCTTAGCAGGTTGTAAACAACCTGAATACGGACCTATTAATACTAAACCTGAAAGAATCAGACCAGGCCCAAATGTTATTTTCCTTAAAGCTGGCGATGACTTAGAGTATCGAGCGCAAGAGGCTGTGTTATCGGCTAAGCCGGGAACAACGATAGTCTTTCCAAGGGGGACACATAAGTTTACCGATGAATTGATTGTTAATACATCGCATATCACCTTAGCCGGTCGGGGAATGAACAAGACGATACTCGACTTCACCGATCAGCAGACTGGTGCTCAGGGTATCTTGTCATTTGGTGACCAGTTTACCGTTCAAGACTTCGCTATTGTTAACCCTGCTGGCGATGGTATCCGTACTGAAGGCGTTGATGGTTCTTATTTTCATCGTGTAAAAGTTGAGTGGACCAATGAGTCTGACCCAACCAACGGTGCTTATGGTCTGTACCCAGTACAAGATAACAACGTGTTGATTGAAGATAGTGTCGTTATTGGCGCTTCGGATGCCGGTATCTATGTTGGCCAGTCAAAAAACATTATCGTTAGAAACAATATTGCCGAGATGAACGTTGCCGGTATCGAAATTGAAAACTCACAAGATGCCGACGTATACGGCAATATTGCTCGTCGCAATACCGGTGGTGTTTTGGTGTTTGATTTACCAGGGCTGAGTCAAGAAGGTGATCGCGTACGTGTCTTTAAGAACTTAATTGAAGATAACACACTGCCGAACTTTGCACCTGCAGGTAATATAGTCGGCATTGTTCCCGCAGGTACAGGCTTTCTTCTGATGGGGGGCACCGACCAAGTACAAGTTTATGAGAATGTGGTTCGCGGGCATTATACGATGAGTGCCGGTATTGCAAGTTATGCGGTGACGGGTTTCCCTGTACCCGATGGCTTCGATGCATTTCCTGAGGCAGCCTATATCTTCGACAACGTTTTTGAACAGGATGCGGGTTACCAGTATGACGGCAGCCTGTTAAATTACGGCATTATTAACTTATTTGAACGCAATGGTATGAAGCCGTCTGAAGTTATATACGACGGTATTGCTGAGGTTATTTTCAAGGGGCCACCTGAAATGGGTGGCATGGGCTTGGATTCCTTGCCTGAAGGGGATATTTGCATTGGTGAAAACATTGATAGCAATGAAAACCTAACTGCCTTCGCTAATCTTAATATGTGGAATATTGATCAGGCTACAGGTCTACCTTTAGGTCCTATCGATACCGATGCCTCGAAGTTTGACTGTAGTTATGACCTGTTGCCAGAAGTTGTCTTGGCAGAGAAGACAGAGCCACCTGTTACTGATGAGTATACGCCTGAAGAAGTTGCCGCACTGTGTGCTACAGATACCGGGTCAGAGGTTAATTGGCAGGCGCTGGTCGTCGATTGCCCGCAGTTATCCGACTACAACTTATTTACCGATAACAGTAACCCGCTAAGTACCGGTAATAACAACGGTGTTGTCTATGACTTGAGCACACCACTGTTTAGTGATTACTCGAAGAAGCATCGTGTGGTGTTCGTACCACCTGGCGCAAAGATCGATTTTGATCGTGTGGCAGGGGATACTAGTGATAAAGATATGGCTTACCCTGAGGGTACGGTTATCGCTAAGACCTTCTACTTCGTTGATGAGCTGAGCGAGCAGCAGTTGGTTGAAACGCGATTATTGATTAATCGTGGTGACGCTTGGCAGCGTTTGCCTTATGTGTGGGATGGTGCTGATGCTCAGCTTGCCTACGGTGGTGCCAGTCGAGAGGTGCGCTTTGTTGATGATCAAGGTACTGCTCGTACGACAACGTACCAGGTGCCCAATAGTAACCAGTGTTCCTCTTGCCACGGCACTAAGGGGACGGATAAGCCGTTAGGGCCTCAGCCCCATTACCTAAATAGTGATTTGAATGGCGTCAATCAGTTGATGGATTGGGAGAACCGAGGGATTTTAGCGAACCTCCCAAAGAATGCCGATAACTCGGCACCGGCTACTGATGTTCCTGCTTATGAAGCCTGGGATGATGATACGGCTACCCTCGAGCAACGTGCCTTGAGTTACCTTGATGGTAACTGTGCACATTGTCACTCACCTGAGGGCCGCGCGTCGGGCACAGGTTTACACCTGAATAAAGACCGTATTACAGGTGTTGTCGATAAGAAAACGGGGGTTTGTAAAATGCCAATCGCAGCGGGTCATTCGTCGGGTAATTTAAATCACGATATTGTTCCGGGTGATGCTGAGCAGTCAATCATGACCTACCGCATGCACTCAAATGATCCTTCGGTGAAAATGCCTGAGTTAGGGCGAAGTGTGGTGCATCAGAAGGGGGTTGAGTTAATTGAACAATGGATCAATACCGGTATGAGTGTTGCTAATGGGTGTGATTAA
- a CDS encoding PhnA domain-containing protein: MTEKTLRQRSGSKCELCAASDNLSPYQIPPVITAATAANSVLICQTCNDQLSNPESMEPNHWRGLNDSMWSTEPPVQVMAYRALSMLSKKESWAQDLIDMMYIEENMVEWAKEGIPEDSDRLPCRDSNGAVLSDGDTVTLTKDLVVKGANFTAKRGTAVRNISLTDNHEQIEGRVNGSRIVLLSCFLKKQ, encoded by the coding sequence ATGACCGAAAAGACTCTACGCCAACGCAGTGGCTCTAAGTGTGAGCTATGTGCTGCAAGCGATAACCTCTCCCCCTATCAGATCCCCCCTGTTATCACCGCTGCAACAGCCGCCAACAGCGTACTTATCTGTCAGACCTGTAACGACCAGCTATCGAACCCTGAGTCTATGGAACCCAATCACTGGCGTGGCCTCAACGACAGCATGTGGAGCACCGAGCCACCAGTACAAGTAATGGCCTACCGCGCTCTAAGTATGCTCAGCAAGAAAGAATCCTGGGCTCAAGACCTCATCGACATGATGTACATTGAAGAAAACATGGTTGAGTGGGCAAAAGAGGGAATCCCAGAAGATAGCGATCGCCTGCCCTGTCGTGACAGTAATGGCGCCGTTCTTTCTGATGGTGACACCGTCACACTGACCAAAGACTTGGTCGTTAAGGGAGCTAACTTCACGGCTAAACGTGGCACCGCTGTCAGAAACATATCTCTCACAGATAATCACGAGCAAATAGAGGGCCGCGTTAATGGCTCACGTATTGTTCTGCTGAGCTGTTTCCTGAAAAAACAATAA
- a CDS encoding nuclear transport factor 2 family protein: MLDLEAIELIKQLKSRYFRFLDTGDLAGLQTVFTADGGIHYRSPSYEYCKNGWNELEAFFSDSFSKTKFGMHTGHHPEITVTGDTATGIWYLRDTFVSLDDGITFDGSAIYHDVYVKEGGVWKIMKSSYDRLFEQITKRNDDQFITCCPIKG; encoded by the coding sequence ATGTTAGACCTAGAAGCCATTGAGCTAATCAAGCAGTTAAAATCACGTTATTTTCGTTTTTTAGATACTGGAGATCTTGCTGGTCTTCAGACAGTGTTTACTGCCGATGGTGGTATACACTATCGCAGCCCAAGCTATGAATACTGTAAAAATGGCTGGAATGAGCTTGAGGCGTTCTTTAGCGACTCATTTAGCAAGACAAAGTTTGGTATGCATACCGGTCACCACCCCGAAATCACTGTCACCGGTGATACGGCGACAGGCATTTGGTACCTGCGGGATACCTTTGTCAGTTTGGATGATGGTATCACTTTCGATGGCAGCGCTATTTACCATGATGTGTATGTGAAGGAGGGTGGCGTCTGGAAAATCATGAAATCTAGCTATGACAGGTTGTTTGAACAGATAACCAAGCGTAATGACGATCAATTTATAACGTGCTGCCCGATCAAAGGATAG
- the nhaC gene encoding Na+/H+ antiporter NhaC, producing the protein MNSGTTRLPSMLQVILALGAFLGLAFSFTAELDLAIQLALYIGWFIIIGLGLWLGHTYKSLEEAALEGINKGLVAILILLSVGALVGTWIAGGIVPTIIYYGLQVIDPHIFLLATMVICSLTALATGTSWGSAGTAGIAMMGIGQGLGVPAPLTAGAILSGCYFGDKMSPLSDSVVLASTMSGVEIMDHIRGMMPIALISYVITGILFTVAGAHYAGQVDMSQVQIVSDAMQQQFVITPWSFVPLILVLGLLAKGMPSFPAISFGAVLGIVWAVSVQGLDLRDAVATGWAPAVVDSGIEFLDKILNRGGVSSMLGSVAVIIFGLGFGGLLDKVGALEVIARSFERFVNSAGSLAVSTIGTAFLGNVFGSAMYVSLILTPKICAKNYDRLGYQRKNLSRNAEFGGTLTSGMVPWSDNGIYMASILGVSTFAYAPYMWLSFVCIGVTIITSYLGIFVHKVADLKESQQIQTEVAQ; encoded by the coding sequence ATGAATTCCGGTACGACTCGTCTTCCCTCAATGCTACAAGTTATCCTCGCACTCGGAGCTTTTCTCGGGCTCGCTTTCTCGTTTACCGCAGAGCTCGACCTCGCTATTCAGCTCGCTCTGTATATTGGTTGGTTTATTATTATCGGTTTAGGCCTCTGGCTAGGACACACCTATAAGTCATTAGAAGAGGCCGCTCTTGAGGGTATCAATAAAGGCTTGGTCGCTATTTTGATCTTGCTATCTGTTGGCGCGTTGGTCGGCACATGGATTGCGGGCGGCATAGTACCTACGATCATCTATTACGGTTTGCAAGTTATTGATCCCCATATCTTCCTTCTAGCTACGATGGTGATTTGCTCATTGACCGCGCTGGCAACGGGTACCTCTTGGGGTAGTGCAGGTACCGCAGGTATCGCTATGATGGGTATTGGTCAGGGCCTAGGTGTGCCTGCGCCGTTGACTGCTGGCGCGATTCTATCCGGCTGTTATTTTGGCGATAAGATGTCACCACTCTCGGATTCTGTTGTCTTAGCCTCGACAATGTCTGGCGTAGAAATCATGGATCACATCAGAGGCATGATGCCTATCGCTCTGATTAGCTACGTTATTACCGGAATATTGTTTACTGTTGCTGGAGCACACTACGCCGGACAGGTCGATATGAGCCAAGTACAGATTGTCTCTGATGCGATGCAGCAGCAATTTGTTATCACCCCTTGGTCCTTTGTACCGTTGATTTTAGTGCTCGGTTTATTGGCTAAAGGTATGCCTTCTTTCCCGGCGATCAGCTTTGGTGCTGTGCTTGGTATAGTTTGGGCGGTTTCTGTACAGGGCCTAGACTTACGTGATGCTGTAGCTACTGGCTGGGCACCGGCTGTTGTGGATTCTGGTATTGAGTTCTTGGATAAGATCCTTAACCGTGGTGGCGTCTCTTCAATGCTGGGCTCTGTTGCTGTAATCATCTTTGGTCTAGGTTTCGGCGGCTTACTCGATAAAGTTGGTGCGCTAGAGGTTATTGCACGTAGTTTTGAGCGCTTCGTTAATTCAGCAGGTAGCCTTGCGGTATCAACCATTGGTACAGCCTTCCTGGGCAATGTCTTTGGCTCTGCAATGTATGTATCACTGATCTTGACGCCTAAGATCTGCGCCAAGAACTATGATCGCTTAGGGTATCAGCGTAAAAACCTTTCTCGTAACGCAGAGTTTGGTGGCACCTTAACTTCAGGCATGGTGCCGTGGAGTGATAACGGTATTTATATGGCGAGTATTTTAGGGGTTTCCACTTTTGCTTATGCGCCCTATATGTGGCTAAGCTTTGTGTGTATTGGTGTAACTATCATTACTTCTTATCTTGGTATTTTCGTTCACAAGGTGGCTGACCTCAAAGAATCGCAGCAGATCCAGACCGAGGTAGCTCAATAA